A region from the Tachyglossus aculeatus isolate mTacAcu1 chromosome Y4, mTacAcu1.pri, whole genome shotgun sequence genome encodes:
- the LOC119946877 gene encoding LOW QUALITY PROTEIN: high affinity immunoglobulin gamma Fc receptor I-like (The sequence of the model RefSeq protein was modified relative to this genomic sequence to represent the inferred CDS: deleted 1 base in 1 codon) has translation MWVMSFLLVLALGLGRADDPPKATLTLNPRWVSVFKDDHVTLSCNGPHSPGNTTHWSHNGMETETRTPTYSIWATTFNDSGDYQCRMGGSTFSDTIRLVVYSGWLLLQTSDWVFLEGDQLTLRCRGWRDELVYKVTFYQDGTARKYSLNSTDFFIPRANSSHSGSYNCSGIIKKHFHMSAALSITILELFPPPMLRAAPSTKPREGSPLNLTCDTQLNPRRPDPRLRFSFYRDNRMVRGWDGSPEYRIPVAQSGDSGSYRCEAATDTKSVWKRSPEMWIWVQRTPSCCPPIWFHALFYPVVGILLAWNTFLYITLRRKLRCPVRKKMDQMFFVESYMGEQWEEEDW, from the exons ATGTGGGTGATGTCCTTCCTGCTGGTTCTGG CTTTGGGCCTTGGGCGAGCCG ATGACCCCCCAAAGGCCACGCTGACCCTGAACCCGCGTTGGGTCAGCGTGTTTAAGGATGACCACGTGACCCTGAGCTGTAACGGCCCCCACTCCCCGGGGAACACCACCCACTGGTCCCACAACGGCATGGAAACTGAGACCCGGACCCCCACTTACAGCATCTGGGCCACCACCTTCAACGACAGTGGGGACTACCAGTGCCGGATG GGGGGCTCGACCTTCAGTGACACCATCAGGCTGGTCGTCTACAGCG gtTGGTTGCTCCTGCAGACCTCCGACTGGGTGTTCCTGGAGGGTGATCAACTGACCCTCAGGTGTCGGGGCTGGAGGGACGAACTGGTCTACAAAGTGACTTTCTACCAGGATGGTACAGCCAGGAAATATTCCCTGAATTCTACTGACTTCTTCATCCCTCGGGCCAACAGCAGCCACAGCGGCTCCTACAACTGCTCTGGGATCATCAAGAAACATTTCCATATGTCGGCGGCTCTCAGCATCACCATCCTAG AGCTGTTCCCACCGCCCATGCTGAGAGCCGCCCCTTCCACCAAGCCCAGAGAGGGGAGCCCGCTGAACCTGACCTGTGACACGCAGTTGAATCCCCGCAGACCGGACCCCCGCCTCCGCTTCTCCTTCTACAGAGACAACCGGATGGTGAGGGGCTGGGACGGCTCGCCAGAATACCGGATCCCAGTGGCTCAGAGCGGGGACTCCGGCTCCTACAGATGTGAGGCGGCCACGGACACCAAGAGCGTCTGGAAACGGAGCCCCGAGATGTGGATCTGGGTGCAGC GTACCCCATCCTGTTGTCCCCCGATCTGGTTCCATGCCCTCTTCTACCCAGTGGTGGGAATCCTGTTGGCTTGGAACACATTCCTGTACATCACACTGAGAAGAAAGCTGCGCTGCCCCGTGAGAAAGAAGATGGACCAGATGTTCTTTGTGGAGTCCTACATGGGGGaacagtgggaggaggaggattggtAG